A stretch of DNA from Tigriopus californicus strain San Diego chromosome 8, Tcal_SD_v2.1, whole genome shotgun sequence:
AGTTAGTGGCCGAGTAATTGTTGTTTATCGGATGGGGGAGTTTaaaaagtcaatatttttacATACTCGAGGGTTTGGACAATGGGGTATGCCATCCCACACTCAAACGTCGCCTATCGTCTTTTCCCCATTTTGAGCGACTCATTTTGAGATTCTCGCTGACAACAATGTTTGCCATGATTGACATTTGAGTTTGCTTAGGCAAGTGGAAAAGGACATTGGCTCTCAAATCTGGCAATGAAATCGATACCCACCATCCCATCAACCCGGAGGAAATGACTAATTCCTCTGACAGGGTGACCCAAAAGAATCCCGAAACGCTGAAAAGGAACTTCGAGGATTTTGACGATTGACGATATGACGATAAATGAAGATTGAATTGAAGAGTccattgaagatatgatgTTTCACTCGTTCAGCTTCGGGATAAGAAATGTAGGGGAAAATGGGACGTTGTCAGAACACGAAACCTCGATTTGCTCGTTAACGATTTCGTCGATGGGCACCCTGTGGGTCGGTTGGGATGCTCAATATGGCAAGATCCGGGGACTCTCAGTAAATATTCACTTATCCATTATGAGATGATACTTGATAGCATCTACTTTCCCAGCTAATCACGAATGACATTTTACAACTGTCGTTCTCGCCGCCGAGGAAATAGCTCTACTCGTATCTATCTGTCCATCTTTTAGCTCTTTCCGAATGCTTCTTCCATAAAACAAATAGAGTGGGGAAAATATCGTGGGCCATTCCTTGGGTGATTTGTGTCGTTTCTGAGGAAAGGTTTCCATCTGGCCTGATCTCGTTTAAAGTTGCAGGTCTGAGCTTGAAGATTGCTAAGAAAACAGGGGACAAAAGGCAACAACAAGAAACGAATCGCCATGATTACGGCCAAATGGTGGCTAAGAAGGGTGATTGACTACAAATCTTACGAGAGAGTGCCAAAgagcagagagagagagagagagagagagaaaccgAGCAAGGCATTAAGTATCCAAATAAGCTCTTGAGCTCTCCTTTaaagcatgaaaatgaaaatccaCCAAGACAAAGAGCAGATGACATGTGTTGGAAAGTTCATTtcgatatttctttttttcatcatcactTAAAACGAGGCTCAAGTTATACACGTAGGTCCATTGGACAACGTTTATTGGACCGGGCAGCTGTGATCCGGTACATTAAGCCTAGATTGGGTCAGAATGGATCCTCTTAGGACGTTGTTAACAATGGCTCGCGCTAAATAGCCCGAAGTGGTCACCACTGGCGCATTGAAGAATATCATCGTCTCGTCAACGGGAATGTCCTGGTCCTTTAAGTGAAGAAAACACACATTACAGCATGCCGCACACTGGCCACGGGGAATTCCCAAATCGgttttcaaatgcttgagAAAGTTACAACATCTCTCTCATGGACTAACTCCTGAACACCGCTGGGCATTGTTCCATTCgcaatgcatttttgaccGAATCTGACCGCGTACGACCGCTGATCACGATCAAGAGCCAAAAGTGCTCGTAAAAAGCACACCAAACTTACCTTTTTGAACATCTCAATCGCCTCGGAGATGAGGGTGTCCGTGCAAAACTTTCCCACATATTCGATCTCGGGATTCCGTCGCAAGAAGGCGGTCAGGACGCAGAATAATTCTACGACCAATTGTTTGTACTCGGGTTGACGAAACGTGTTCAAAGCGGTTTCGATTAGGTGAGCAAAGCTAAAGTCCGTCCTGAAAGCGGGAGAGTGGGAAACAGAACAGAACCATGGTTATTAAGAACGTATTCGGAGAGAGCGACAATCTCTATTCACTGAATTCTTCCATCCAGAGCAACCACACAACATACGCAGCCATCTAAGTACAACGCACTTTATCAACCAAAATAGCTCCAATTACTATCCAGTgggaaaatcattcaatttgatAAACTACTTCTGAAGAGACGTCgctaaaaaaaaccaaagtaGCCCCCTTCTCTCCTCTGACGCAAATCGTCCTTTTTAGCGTTCTGATATCCAGACATGGAGCCGAGTACCAGTCTGGTCATGTGTCAGTTTCGTACCTTTTCATGTTGGTGAGAGTTGGCTGTTGGGGAATGAGAACATGCCCTATGATGAATCCTCCCGGAGAGCGACTGAGTACATCCCACAAGTTGGAGTAGAACCGTTCCGGGACTCGTGTGAGACATCCGTTGATTTGACGAATTTGAAAGATGGTCATGCATGGAGGGGACCTGGAGCGAAAAGGTACCCGAGAACAAATTCATTCGTTAGCACTGGATCAAATTTAACAAAAATAATGACTGGCTTACTTGGATGGCGAATCAGAGGGCTCTTCCTGGGGTCGGAGATGCTTCTTGAAAGTGAGCTGGTATTTCTTACTTTCCTCCAAAACCATTCGAAGAAGACGTCGGAGCGAACTCGGACTGCAATTCTCGATAGGTTCGGGTGATCTTTCAATCATGGATCGATATAAATCTAGCGCCAAAAGGACCCAGCTACGTAAAGGCAGGGAAAAAGAGAGCAAATGGGTTTGAAAGTATGACctttcataaaacaaaatcaagctAGATGAGAATTCACAATTTCTCTTCGTCTTTCATACCCCATTCTGACTTTGAGAATCCCGGCAAAGAGCTCCGGGTTGGTGACAATCAACTTTCCACAATACACAATCAGCTCTTGCTGCAGAACCGCCGCTATGACGTTATATGGTTGCACTTTAGTATAAATGGCAATCTTGATCTCATCCGGCGTGAGGGGCTTCGAGAACAAAGTGAAATCCTCGCCAATTGTTCCCACAGTGACCTGAAGGGTTTTGTGAAACAaggcagagagaaagagagttaGACACGCGCACACTCTTTTATAGAGACACATTACCaccttttgaaatttaaaatgaaatggtgGAACAATCCTAACAACGTACCTGCTTCCCGTTGGCCAGGATTTGAGTGACAAATGGGGTGATACTGTCTGCCATTTGACCCAAGAGTGAGGAAGAGTACCGAACTGCTGCCCAATTGCGAACTGATCCGGCCTTTCTATTGAGAATATCCAGGCGATGGGTCACTGAGGGGAAAATTATTTTGTCTTAATTTGCGGTTGCAACGATCATCACGTAGACGCCAAGCTGTCTTTTGAATATCCTAGGATTTAAATCCGCCTTGAACGTATTTCTTTGCTGTTAAGCGATAACCCAAATAACAAATTTGGACATAACgagacgtttcaaatatttcttaaGATTTATTCACTAGTTAATAAACGCGTAAAAATCACCACCAAGCTGCATCATTTGCATAAATAAATCACAATTAAATAGCCATGAAATGTTATTTGCCTTAAGGATTGAAGGATATAAGAAGGGAGGAAGGTGGCTATTCTCGATTGTCTCAAGAAACTGGAATACTGACTTTTTGTGTAATACTTTGGCGATAAGAGTTATTTAGAGTCCTTGATCGTTGATGGATGGAACGGACGAGGCTGATGTGGGCAATGGCGAGGCAATCTCTGCATTGATGGTGCTCGCATCTTCGTACATGTAGTCTTGGTTGTCCACGAAGTCATTTGCGTTATCATCTTCAGTCAGTAATTCCTTATCCTCCTCCCCTGGCTTGAAGTTCTCAAAAATGGTCGGAAGCAACCGCTTCAGCTTGGTCAAGTATTGGTTCCGGAGGACCGGTTCTATAACCTCAGTTGGTTGGGTGGGCTCAGCCGGGCTGAAATCTGAAATACTCTCCACAGATTTTCCAAGGGGGGATTGGAACTGATTGTTGGAGGCGAATTGATTTGAAACCCCCAATTGAGTTCCAAGAGGAGCAATATTCTGAGCATTAACGGAAGATTGCCCAAAGTTAGGTTGGcggtttgaaaattgattttgttgctgCTGCCTGTTAGGTGAAATTATTTGAGATTGGCCAAGAAtgatttgttgttgctgcaactgctgctgttgttgtaaTTGCTGCTGCtgtaattgttgttgttggcgaAGCTGCAATTGTTGCTGTTGAAGCTGCTGCTGGaactgttgctgttgttgaagttgttgttgctggtTGAATGACACTCCGGGAGTGATGGCGGGTAAGTTTTGGACACCCGGGTTAACTTGGTTCAAGTTGTTTGCATTCAGATTTGAACCAATTTGAGCTCCCGGAAATTGGCCCAAGGACTGGCCAAATTGGTTTACAGCTTGGTTTTGAACAGTATTCGGGCTCACTTGAACAAACGGATTGGAGTTTCCAACCCCTATGGGCGTATCAAGCAGGACGCAGTTTATACCGTAATGGATCGTGCTATCATCCGAGCCGCTAAATCCAATGTAACTCAACCTCCGGATGGCATTGGCTTCCGTGTCTGTCCAGTGAAGTAGAGAGTACTCCCGTTGGAATGGAGCTCCATTTAGGCCCACACTTAGCGTACCTCCTCGTCCTTCTTCAAAGCGATATTGGATCCAGAAGCCAACATAATCCAACTGCATTCGATTCAAGACTTCCAGGTCTTCGATCTCTATCCGAGAGTTGTCACGCTCGTTCTCAAAGAAGAAGCTCCGTTGTCGCAAGCTCTCCGAGATGCTTATTTTTCCGTTTCGGTTGAACTTGATGGTGTACATTTTCCGACTACTCTTTAGCTCATCCAACAACCTAATAATGGCCACGTCGCCTCCACGTCCAGTGCCGCGTTTTTTGTCGAATTTGATGAACACGACAGACATATCGACGCCCAAGTTACTGTTCCGATCCATAGGTTGGAGATTGTCGGGGACCCAAGCAAACTCATCCTCGATGGTGAACCGACGAGCACAACCCAGAACCGAGGCTCGGTCAGCATCGGTGAGAGGAGCACAGCCTTCAACGAGTCCGGTTCGAGGATCCCGCTCAAATGGTTTGTTTCCTGGAATACATTGGCAGGATTTGTTGAATTTGGGTACATTGTCGTCGAAGGTACACTGCGTGTTGGGCAAGTCATTGCAATGGTAATTGGCAAAGCAAGCATCGCTGAGGGTGACAACTTGTCGAATGGGGTCATAGCATCCATCCGATCCGGGAATTCGCACGTGTCCCTCCATACAGAAACAAGACTTCAGGAGAGTATCTCGGGGTTCCCATTCTGAAAACGGTATGGATCGAGTCCCTGGGTCAAGGCCCTCGTTGACTGGAACATTGGTACACACAGTGTTGGGGTAACGATCGCAATCCTGATCGGTGACGCAAGTATCTTCGAAATGAAGGTCTGGGACATCGCAATTGACTCCAAAAGAGGCCGTAGCTTGGTCAGTGGTCAGAGAAAAGTACTGAACATCCCGAGGTCCTTCTCGAAGAGTGTCATTCCACGTGAGAATCGGGTCGATCAATTGACTTCCGATCTGTCCAAAAGTAAGCTCTTCGCCTTTAAGGGTAAACCAAAACCCGGCATATTGATCGGTCGTAATGTTGACGCCGTTTTGAACAGTTTCCTTACGATCCTCGTTTTGAGTCAGCTCGTTCCGGCTGTTGAATTCAAGCTTGCTGATGAAAAGCGAGACAGACCCTACTCGATAGGCTTTGAACGAGTACATGGTGTTGTTTCCACGATCTTTGCCTACCAAACGAATGATGACGTGATCATTGTTATTGGTGTCGGAAGTGAACTTCGTGTAAAACACGCCCACTTTGGTCTCACTCGCCCGATCAAACGACAGGGGGATCAGGACGTTGGGGAGCCACTCGCCGTCACCTCTTTTGTTAAAATACCGTTGGCAATTTCCATTTGAGCTCTCCAGATTCTGTGGGAAGCCATTCAAGCTAATCTCGTCCTCATTACTGTTTAATCCAGCATTGGCTGCCAATACTTGTTGAGGCAAGATTTGTGGCTGAGTCTGAGGTTGAGAAATGGACTGGGTTTGAGGCTGAAACTGAAGCTGATTCGGGTTCAAGGGGAATTGCTGAAATTGGTTGAGTCGGGTGGTCAACAGTTGCTGGTTAACATTGGCTAGTTGCGATGAGGAGAATTGGCCTTGATTGAAGCCAAAGTTCTGAAGCTGGTTGGCCAAGTTAGGATCTTGGAAACTGTTTTGGGTCAATAAGTTGGGCCTGGAAGTAGGCTGAACCTGTTGCTGAAACTGGTTCAAAGGTGGCGAGGATACAGATCCGAAGATCAAGGGAGGTCCTGGGAGACTTCCTCCGTTGATTTGATCTTGAGCAGGATTGGACGTGGGTTGGACAAAATAATCATTGGAAAAGGCCCCCGTGTTGCATCCGTCGGTTTGGCAACATCTGACTTCGCCGCCAGTGCTTTGATAGTACAGATTGATGAACCTCGTCCAAAACTCCAATTTGGGCGGGTTGCATTCATTATCGAACTTGACCACGTTCTGGAGAATCACAGTCCCATTACCCAATCGCCACGTGATACAGGCGTCGTGGGATCTGGATTCCATCATATTGGAATTGTCTGGACAAGACCGATCGTCCACAGAAGCACATTGCCAACACTGGATGGCCTCCGAAAGATGGGCATGAATAATTACAAGTTGCGCTATCACAACGATGACATTTTTGATCTTGATTCTCTTCATGGCACAATTCAAGTGTCCTCTGCTCATCTCATATCACTGAAGATGTCCTAGCAATAAACAAGCGACGTATGTTTTCCACGGGTATGTTTTCGCCAGACTAGAGCACTTCCTCTGAGAGAGTTGGAGATTTTCTCGAAATGTTGTCCAAGTGTGAACCGCTAGTCCGAACGCCAGAAAAAGTCCTCATCAACTGAACCAGGGTACTGCACGAGTGAGGAGAGTGGACAAGGCGTGAACCAGTAGGCACTTTCTTAAAGATACCTTCTCCACCGCTCACCATGATCATGGAGGTGATCATCGCTATCAccagcttcttcttcttctctcgttttcttcttcttcttcggctcgtcttcgttttcttttcagtctTCCTTGATTCTCACCGCTTGGGAAAAGCGACGACAGTCCGTCAGTGCCATCCATTGCCGGCATTCAATATGTACACCACTCGAACATACTAGtactctacgtacgtacgaacgAGCAGTATACAGAAGTGGCAGCCTCTATCCATGCCCACCTGAtactccttctcctcctcaacaccaacaccaactCTTGTACAACTTCTCCGACGGCAAAGATGCTCCACAATTACGCCTCCCAACCACCATCGGTAGTAGATCGACAGCATAGGGCAAAATGGTCCTCACTCACTTTTCTTTCAGAGACGGGCCTGAAATCTtcccctccttctccttcatgTGGTTATACTTTTAAAGGGACTTTATCAACCGTTGCTCCGTGGCCGAATTCTGGACAGATCAACACGTCTAAGGCCTGAGTTTGTCAACAACGTCCGTCCGTGTAATTTCACTTGTCACCAGACTGCTCGCCTCTTCCAAGCATGCTGGAAAGTACTGTTGTCCAGTCTGCTACTAAATCCAAATGCAATCTTGATATTCGTGATATATCATTCAAGACACCAATGACAACCGTTAATCTATGAGGAACGCCGGCGGAAAACGTCAAGGAAAGCTGTGAGATGCGATGAGTTGAGGTCCACTGCATTTTGTAACTAGCACTTATCAATTGGGCAACAACCTCCAATGAAGGAACATTTCGTAAAACTAAATGTCACTTGTACAGACATTTTTTGTTAATACCAACTTCCGTTGCTTTTTTACGTTTAAGCATGAGCATTTAGTCTTGAATGTCTTGGCTCTCTCTGCCTTTCCAAACATTAGTCTGTAGTCATTCCTCGGTAATAGGAACGCATTACAGTTCTCTCTCCTATGGCCAAAATAAATCATTCATAACTCAATCATTCCTCGGTAAAAATATAATGGCGTAATTCGTTACAGTTGCTTTGTTTAAAATGTACGTAGATgaccaaaatatcattcatGGATAATATTTATGGACAGATTAGAGATATGGCTAAATATTCATGGATTTACCTCAATATATCTGAATTCGCCCTATAAGGCACATAATttgcaaaaagataaaaaagtacCAAATATTTACAATTGCGTGTGCCATGAAGTAGAATCCATGAACATGCAATTTGGCTTTAAGTGAATAAAACTGATTGCTACAAGTGTTCAATATTAGCTCAAgcaagtcatgatggaaaataGGCATTATCTATTATTCAACATTCCTACCTTTCGTGGTAAAGGGAATTCGACACAAGACAGAAATTTAGTACACATGGTAGTCCTAACCTACTAACAGATTAGAAACATTGATAAGCATATGCCATGGAAATGGGGATAGATAAGAGCATAGTGGTACATACTCAAATAAGAGGATGAGGGGATAATAATTGTTATTGTCAGCCATTTCAATGTTTCGATAGCCAGCAATATCTATTTAAGTCCAAACTCTTCAAGCTTCAACTCAGTTGCTACAAAAGAACCGAGAGAATAAAGGCCGCTTACACtcgaaaagaggaaaagtacAGAGTTATTTCTGTTTCAGGCGGTTTCAATTGCACCCTTTTGAGATGATGAAAGTTAAATTTCTATTGTAACTTTGTTACCCTCTGCCTTGCCACACATACAAGTACTTTCTCTGATGAGGTCACGTTCGTGTACGGTATAACGGAAGACGATGAAGATTACGAGTTTCTTGTGTCTCGGCCATTTTGACATTCTATACGGCAAAATGAGCGACGAATGGAATGAAGTTTTGAAGAAACGGATAAACAATCTTCAGGCGGTAAAAGCCAGCAGAAATAGATAGTATTTTTGCTTAGACAAACAAGATTCATCGATACTCAACAAGGACTGTCTTTGCACATATAGGACTGGCATAAATGACTTGCAATACGTGTTTTTAACTGAAGTAGTGACCCTAAGATTTAGAATCAAATTCTTCATTGCGTTTAcataaaaaaatcttaaataGATAGGTGATGTGGGTTGTGGAAAAATTGTGGGTTAATCAGTTCACGAATCATGATCAGAGCCGTGCACCGAAATAGCGCGCATCGAAATCTCCGTCAAACGAACGCGTCAAAGAACGATCGATAGTGGGAGAAAGTGTTTGTGCCATGCCAGAGAATATTACTCACTAGGAGACAAGACAGCGTGCATCAACAAACCACGTGGGATAAACTACTGTGGTGACAGGTTAGGAAAAGTAACTGGCAAAGCCTattgaaatttggcatcaCGAGACTTCTGCAAATTGCTGTTCTTACTATGCAAAcgatgaatttcgaaaacttaCGTACGTAAACTGCTGCCACAACCCGAGCCATGTACTTGTACTTGTTTATCAATAGGTCCGAATAGTGAAGTTCCTCCAATTGTCAAAGCATACGAGAACCTTATCAAAATAAACGGTGCTTCAATAATTTACTTAAGCATCGCTTCATAATGTTAAACAAAACTAGCCAAGTTATAATCTCCATGTCAATTCTTAATGATTTTGTTGCCTTTAGTAATATTAACCATACCAACTCACCGGAAAAAACTACCAATAAGCCTGTTGATCCAAATCCTTAACTGATTTTAGTATGAATGTGGATAACATAGTGATTTGTTAAGGCCTCCATGAGGCCATAACAAAGGTTCAGCggactcaatttttttttttaaaaaataggCTACAAAGTTCAAAGTGCCATTGTGGAAGCGATTTCAATATTGTCAATGCTCTGTTTTTGTTATGGCTCCATCTATTGGAAGAATCTTACTAATACTTCAATAACAAAGCTACGGCATCATGTGTTTACGATCATATTGCGTTTGTGACGAGCCTGTTAGTGTTTTGAAGTAGTTTCTAACCTAGTTACAATAGATGGCAAGATGACATAGACTTATTAGACACTTCGATGATTTTGCTCCTACTGACtaattttgacttcaaatgtTGGAGAAACTGGAAGCCAGATGTGATCACCGATCACAATCTCTCGGGATATCCGTTGAGACAACACATTAAGCCACCCATTAAGTCAGGCGAAGACTATCATACTGGGACGAAAAGAAATAGCCTCCCAAATAATGTTTGCTAGACTACCAAAAGTCATTATACAAGAGATGACTAAATAAGACTCATTATTACATATTTACGTAGCCCATGGGGTTGCATGGTGCCCTCACAAGGAAGTACAAATTAGATCACCTTTTTTATTTGGATATTCGCTATTGAACCTGTTCAGGAAATGTCTGCTAAAGATctgagcaaaatgaaaagccTTCTTTTGTAGAGTTATTGTATAAAAACTGACCTAATTAAGAGCCATGATCTGATCTCAAGTTTTTAAAAGATCAGCTCTTTTACAAGGTTGTCACTCATGTCCTtcgcaaaagaagaaagtgaagaaaaatatcaaagcaGAGAGATAGTTCTTCATCTCGGggcggttggttggttggaagtTCCCAGTATACGCGTGATATCGAGCGAATCTGTCTTCTTTTTCACGTACCAACCGTTGCGAACAAATCAAGCCCTAACCGTTCAAGTACAAACGAACTAATATAATTTTAGTCGACAGTATACAATTtttacaataaaaaatgagcTCAACTTTAGAATGAGATAACGATTACGTCTTTGACCTTGCCTACGTAGTCCTGGCACCTCTAGAAGTTTTTCCTCGTTAAATGCGATTGACGCATTTCACGTCTTTTTCATTGGCGAGTTTGGTACGAGttcaaatgcaatttccaTCTTCAGAATAGCATTACTGTGCCAAATAAACCTTGAGTACTTGATGCACACCTGTAATGTAACTACTCGTCAACGCTGACAAAAAGTACCACATCTTTCCGGTGCATCCTAAATCAATGAAAGAGAAATTACGGCAGTTTTTCCACGCACTGAGGCCAACCAAACTCTCCCTCATTCATTCGCGACAATGCCCAACAACAATTTCCTTTCCAGAAAGTTCTTTCCTCCGAGTCGAGAAAGTGTCACAATACAATGTCCTCATCTGTCAGCAAGAAGCAAGATTGCACATGGCATTTCCTTCGGGTTAATCGCTTTTTCGCTCGACGCTtaacaaagtgaaaaaagcCTGTCCTTAAGCTCAGATACCCTGGCACCTACCTGACATATCACCGACCATAAAATTGGGCCCTTCTCGTTTGAGAATGATTCCTAGCATTTGAATGGATCCGTACAAGTGGAAAGAGCCAAGCAGGGCAGCCAGGATATCACTAGTACTTGAGTTCTCAAACTCCGACTGAAATTGCCAATGCAGAGGTATAAGAGgtgggaaaattcaaattctttatCATTGATTTTACCTTGAAATCGCGCTTGTCTTCGACGATCGGCCGTTGCTTGGGAATGTCAGTGAGAGCTTGATATCCAATATGGTCATTGTGAAGCTGCTTGAAACATTCCACGTCCAAGGGTGTGCCCAAATCTACGTTATGCAGAAAATCAAGGTGTTCCAAACATGAGGTGGCGATTAGATTTTGGAGTCTGCCAAGTCTAACTTTGACATTGTCCACGGACCCCGTCCGAAGTTGAGACAAGAACTCTAGCATGACTGGGAATTGGGGATCCCTGTAAATAGGCAACTATGTTAGTAAGTGATTGACACAGCTGACTCACTTTCCGTTTGACCTCATGTTATTTTCAGTAATAAGAATGGCCACCGTAGGTCTGCCACTCAATCGCCAACATCGGCTCACGAACTGTAGCTCAGACTTGATATCAGCGGTAAGAAGAGCCATATCATGGGCGAGATAGAAGTCTGAATGTGAGAATATCAATGGATAGCACAAGATGGTTTGGCCGCTCAATCGATAGaccttaaaacaaaaacaaaataggaTATTCTGCCCAGAGTCAAAAATAGCTTGTTCGATTACCAACCTTGCTAGTTCCCAAGGAACCGATTGGTCTCTTGGGCCTGCCTTTGAGCTTCAAGTGTTCATTTCGTCCCAAGTGTTGGTAGACCTTCACCATTTCCCACTGTGACCAAATCTGAACAGGTTCAATCTCACTCGGGGTTTGGGTTTGGATGCCATAAGTTTGGAGGACGGCTTGAAGTCGCATGGATTCCGCAATCATCACCACTTGAACCACTAAGTCATTAGCTGACGTCACCTGTGaggaaaggagaagaagagaacCAACATTGAGTAAGATGCCGGAGGTGTGCAAACTGGAATAACACCGAATCATGCCCCGTAAGGCTGATGTAGAAGCCACGTACAGTTCGCCCTCTGATTTAGATCTTAAAATTTCGGTGCATTCCTGTTTTGATTCATACAGTATGGTTAGTCTTTCGAGGGTAACACCATTCAATGTTATTGCTCCCATTACCCAAACACAGTGATATATCGCTAAAGAGCTGGCCAGATCTTCAAAAATAGTATGGCATTCAAAGCTATTTCTTTGTAAAAATTGTCAATCGATTGACCAGTTGAAAGGAAACAGGaacaaaaattttgaaaaaacatcCACCATTCAAAAATTAATTACAAGTCCAATTTTTAACTGAAAGATCAACCACCAATTAACGGATATATCATCGTGCCCATTCACGAAAATGTGACGTAAAAAGTGCGACAGACAACGGCTGCATATTTACATTCCAGGACTACCTattaaaaggcttttgaatTCTGTCCTTCAAATTTAGATAAGGCAAGATAAGCAATCAGATCTAGGAAAGCAAGCGTCGAGATAAGATCGAGTGAAGTGAGCTCAATAACAATGTGATAGCTAATGAGGTGGTTATTACAT
This window harbors:
- the LOC131885425 gene encoding probable phosphorylase b kinase regulatory subunit beta isoform X1, whose amino-acid sequence is MDTTTLKPDFTVFPEMSLEALHRDGPRRERRRFGTGTSSTSNTTLMVNMHGNDSPRRRSVLGPPSLFSSSQRNSDAGFEGLEGLTSSSLDDIGTTIADLDFYYGLVKRQLLRYQSCTTGLFPDNSSDTTVGCVRSSIYAGMALWSLCQAYKRIDDDRGKTYELGQTCVLCLRGILSCWMRQSKRLEAFKSQQTPTHALHCKFHLNTGEDIYDVKDYDHLQIDVVSLYLLFLVQSLSSGLQVIYTMDEVHFIQNLVYYVERAYRTPDFGMWERGTVYNNRTREVNASSIGLAKAALEAINGCNLFGDKGASWSVVYVDIDAHNRNRSIFETLLPRESDTKFVDAALLPTISFPGFATHDQVLYEAAKLNVVKNLAGTYGFKRFSRDGFGTVLEDPNKRFYEDGKVQEFDHVECEWPMFFAFMVIDGVFKNNNAQVDKYQDLMRKRLAYNDKGDPVLPKYFYVPHSAMEDERANPGSQHRVASNDGSCNNDLHIWGQSMLIISDLLTSHLLSVHELDPIRRHLPSYSRPKLDSRYSAFERGGGGENVTSANDLVVQVVMIAESMRLQAVLQTYGIQTQTPSEIEPVQIWSQWEMVKVYQHLGRNEHLKLKGRPKRPIGSLGTSKVYRLSGQTILCYPLIFSHSDFYLAHDMALLTADIKSELQFVSRCWRLSGRPTVAILITENNMRDPQFPVMLEFLSQLRTGSVDNVKVRLGRLQNLIATSCLEHLDFLHNVDLGTPLDVECFKQLHNDHIGYQALTDIPKQRPIVEDKRDFKSEFENSSTSDILAALLGSFHLYGSIQMLGIILKREGPNFMVGDMSVTHRLDILNRKAGSVRNWAAVRYSSSLLGQMADSITPFVTQILANGKQVTVGTIGEDFTLFSKPLTPDEIKIAIYTKVQPYNVIAAVLQQELIVYCGKLIVTNPELFAGILKVRMGWVLLALDLYRSMIERSPEPIENCSPSSLRRLLRMVLEESKKYQLTFKKHLRPQEEPSDSPSKSPPCMTIFQIRQINGCLTRVPERFYSNLWDVLSRSPGGFIIGHVLIPQQPTLTNMKRTDFSFAHLIETALNTFRQPEYKQLVVELFCVLTAFLRRNPEIEYVGKFCTDTLISEAIEMFKKDQDIPVDETMIFFNAPVVTTSGYLARAIVNNVLRGSILTQSRLNVPDHSCPVQ